The Lemur catta isolate mLemCat1 chromosome X, mLemCat1.pri, whole genome shotgun sequence genome has a window encoding:
- the GPR173 gene encoding probable G-protein coupled receptor 173, protein MANTTGEPEEVSGALSPPSASAYVKLVLLGLIMCVSLAGNAILSLLVLKERALHKAPYYFLLDLCLADGIRSAVCFPFVLASVRHGSSWTFSALSCKIVAFMAVLFCFHAAFMLFCISVTRYMAIAHHRFYAKRMTLWTCAAVICMAWTLSVAMAFPPVFDVGTYKFIREEDQCIFEHRYFKANDTLGFMLMLAVLMAATHAVYGKLLLFEYRHRKMKPVQMVPAISQNWTFHGPGATGQAAANWIAGFGRGPMPPTLLGIRQNGHAASRRLLGMDEVKGEKQLGRMFYAITLLFLLLWSPYIVACYWRVFVKACAVPHRYLATAVWMSFAQAAVNPIVCFLLNKDLKKCLRTHAPCWGTGGAPAPREPYCVM, encoded by the coding sequence ATGGCCAACACCACCGGAGAGCCCGAGGAGGTGAGCGGCGCACTGTCCCCACCGTCAGCATCGGCTTATGTGAAGCTGGTGCTATTGGGACTGATTATGTGCGTAAGCCTGGCGGGCAACGCCATCTTGTCCCTGCTGGTGCTCAAGGAGCGTGCCCTGCACAAGGCTCCTTACTACTTTCTGCTGGACTTGTGCCTGGCTGATGGCATACGCTCTGCCGTCTGCTTCCCTTTTGTGCTGGCTTCTGTGCGTCACGGCTCCTCATGGACCTTCAGTGCACTCAGCTGCAAGATTGTGGCCTTCATGGCCGTGCTCTTTTGCTTCCATGCGGCCTTCATGCTGTTCTGCATCAGCGTCACCCGCTACATGGCCATCGCCCACCACCGCTTCTACGCCAAGCGCATGACCCTCTGGACATGCGCAGCTGTCATCTGCATGGCCTGGACCTTGTCTGTGGCCATGGCCTTCCCACCTGTCTTCGATGTGGGTACCTACAAGTTTATCCGGGAGGAGGACCAGTGCATCTTTGAGCATCGCTACTTCAAGGCCAATGACACACTGGGCTTCATGCTCATGTTGGCTGTGCTCATGGCAGCCACACATGCTGTCTATGGCAAGCTGCTCCTCTTCGAGTATCGTCACCGCAAGATGAAGCCAGTGCAGATGGTACCAGCCATCAGCCAGAACTGGACATTCCATGGTCCTGGGGCTACCGGCCAGGCTGCTGCCAACTGGATCGCCGGCTTTGGCCGTGGGCCCATGCCACCAACCCTGCTGGGTATCCGGCAGAATGGGCATGCAGCCAGCCGGCGGCTGCTGGGCATGGACGAGGTCAAGGGTGAAAAGCAGCTGGGCCGCATGTTCTACGCGATCACACTGCTCTTCCTGCTCCTCTGGTCACCCTACATTGTGGCCTGCTACTGGCGAGTATTTGTGAAAGCCTGTGCTGTGCCCCACCGCTACTTGGCCACTGCTGTTTGGATGAGCTTCGCCCAGGCTGCTGTCAACCCGATCGTCTGCTTCCTGCTCAACAAGGACCTCAAGAAGTGCCTGAGGACTCATGCCCCATGCTGGGGCACAGGAGGTGCCCCGGCTCCCAGAGAACCCTACTGTGTCATGTGA